A stretch of Cydia splendana chromosome 7, ilCydSple1.2, whole genome shotgun sequence DNA encodes these proteins:
- the LOC134792298 gene encoding uncharacterized protein LOC134792298 — MPSKPSLLMVVGIWIWFCFVIRTVYQAALISIMKHTFYDEPFYTFEDVLATKKPFGGIAIYKEYYSDDSFIYDNYIVMNLAEGRQTVDSISNGSLDFVIAMNKETVYFRLMKYMGTRHLQIIPKKIANSPTVIFFKKFSYLTASVNRILSASLEGGFSERMYARFFRRGISLLRNSQHRRTEPLRLEHFMGSFLTLLGGYVISVIFFAVEVICGRIVNYQY, encoded by the coding sequence ATGCCCTCAAAGCCATCTCTACTAATGGTGGTCGGAATCTGGATTTGGTTTTGCTTTGTTATCAGAACGGTGTACCAGGCGGCGCTGATAAGCATTATGAAACACACTTTTTATGACGAGCCATTTTATACATTTGAAGACGTTCTTGCAACCAAAAAGCCATTTGGAGGAATCGCTATTTACAAAGAATATTATTCAGATGATAGTTTCATATACGACAATTATATCGTCATGAATCTAGCAGAAGGGCGCCAAACTGTAGACAGTATTTCAAATGGAAGTTTAGACTTTGTGATTGCTATGAACAAAGAGACAGTTTATTTCAGGCTAATGAAGTATATGGGTACAAGACATTTGCAAATAATACCAAAAAAGATTGCAAATAGCCCAACTGTAATATTTTTCAAGAAGTTTTCTTACTTAACTGCTTCTGTTAATCGTATCTTGAGTGCCTCCCTGGAAGGCGGATTTAGTGAAAGAATGTATGCCCGTTTCTTCAGAAGGGGCATTTCATTGCTCCGCAACTCACAACATCGCCGCACAGAACCGCTTCGGCTGGAACATTTTATGGGCAGTTTTTTGACTTTACTCGGCGGTTACGTTATTTCAGTTATATTTTTTGCTGTTGAAGTGATATGTGGAAGAATTGTAAATTATCAATACTAA